One window of the Deltaproteobacteria bacterium genome contains the following:
- the groEL gene encoding molecular chaperone GroEL (60 kDa chaperone family; promotes refolding of misfolded polypeptides especially under stressful conditions; forms two stacked rings of heptamers to form a barrel-shaped 14mer; ends can be capped by GroES; misfolded proteins enter the barrel where they are refolded when GroES binds; many bacteria have multiple copies of the groEL gene which are active under different environmental conditions; the B.japonicum protein in this cluster is expressed constitutively; in Rhodobacter, Corynebacterium and Rhizobium this protein is essential for growth): protein VGGVAVIRVGAATEVEMKEKKARVEDAMHATRAAVEEGIVPGGGVALLRCLPSLDKVTFDDDRRYGVDIVRRALEEPLRQIARNAGLDGSIVVSKVKEAEGNFGFNARTLEYADLVADGVIDPTKVVRSAIQNAASVAGLMLTTEALVAEKPKKEEPSPGAHGAGMDDF from the coding sequence CGTGGGCGGCGTCGCGGTGATCCGCGTCGGCGCGGCGACCGAGGTCGAGATGAAGGAGAAGAAGGCGCGCGTCGAGGACGCGATGCACGCGACCCGCGCGGCCGTCGAGGAGGGCATCGTTCCCGGCGGCGGCGTCGCGCTGCTGCGCTGCCTGCCCTCGCTGGACAAGGTCACGTTCGACGATGACCGCCGCTACGGCGTGGACATCGTGCGCCGCGCTCTCGAGGAGCCGCTGCGCCAGATCGCCCGCAACGCGGGGCTCGACGGCTCGATCGTCGTGTCGAAGGTCAAGGAGGCCGAGGGCAACTTCGGTTTCAACGCGCGCACGCTCGAGTATGCGGACCTGGTGGCCGACGGCGTCATCGACCCGACGAAGGTCGTGCGCTCGGCGATCCAGAACGCGGCGTCGGTGGCGGGCCTGATGCTCACGACCGAGGCGCTCGTCGCCGAGAAGCCGAAGAAGGAGGAGCCGTCGCCCGGGGCTCACGGCGCCGGGATGGACGACTTCTAG
- a CDS encoding peptidase M14, producing MTENATGNETLVPAILLRAEDPRPVVGITAAVHGNELNGVHVIHRLLEQLKPVHLHRGTIVAVPIVNIPGYLRQQREFEDGTDINRIMPGRANGNESELYAHRFIDRVARHFDYLIDLHTASFGRVNSLYVRADMTKPVTATIARLLSPQIIVHSAAGDGTLRAAVEDLGAHAVTVEVGDPQRFQRGLVRSARLGIVEVLEHLGMVDDLSDPDTHDVIECKRSYWLYTDRGGVLTVLPNVTDTVHEGDVIARLQNVWGDVVREYRAPEDGIVVGKSVNPAARAGSRIIHLGVVAAR from the coding sequence ATGACCGAGAACGCGACGGGCAACGAGACCCTCGTGCCGGCGATCCTGCTGCGTGCCGAGGATCCGCGGCCGGTCGTCGGGATCACCGCCGCCGTGCACGGCAACGAACTCAACGGGGTTCACGTCATTCACCGGCTGCTGGAACAGCTCAAGCCGGTTCATCTCCATCGCGGGACGATCGTCGCCGTTCCGATCGTCAACATCCCCGGCTATCTGCGGCAGCAGCGCGAGTTCGAGGACGGCACCGACATCAACCGGATCATGCCGGGGCGAGCCAACGGAAACGAATCGGAGTTGTACGCGCATCGTTTTATCGACCGCGTCGCGCGGCACTTCGACTACTTGATCGACCTGCACACCGCGAGTTTCGGCCGCGTCAACTCGTTGTACGTGCGCGCCGACATGACGAAGCCGGTGACGGCTACGATCGCGCGGCTGTTGTCGCCGCAGATCATCGTCCACAGCGCGGCGGGCGACGGCACGCTGCGGGCTGCGGTCGAGGACCTCGGGGCGCACGCCGTCACCGTCGAAGTCGGCGACCCACAGCGGTTTCAACGCGGACTCGTTCGGTCCGCGCGTCTCGGCATCGTCGAAGTGCTCGAGCACCTCGGTATGGTCGACGACCTCAGCGACCCGGATACCCACGACGTGATCGAGTGCAAGCGGTCGTACTGGCTTTATACGGACCGCGGCGGCGTGCTCACGGTTCTGCCCAACGTGACCGACACCGTCCACGAGGGGGACGTGATCGCGCGGCTGCAGAACGTGTGGGGAGACGTCGTCCGCGAGTACCGCGCGCCGGAGGACGGCATCGTCGTCGGCAAGAGCGTGAATCCGGCCGCGCGCGCCGGGTCGCGCATCATTCATCTCGGAGTCGTCGCGGCCCGCTGA
- the lnt gene encoding apolipoprotein N-acyltransferase yields MPPDRGTDTAAAPRGSRDRWLEAGACVLSGTLWFLSCADFDIWPLAWIASVPSLWAIERAPTRRRALFYGWLTGFVANAGGFYWIANLLVRFAHMPYAVGLLGLVLLSAYQAVVFWLFAAAVRSVRRTSAARLGRPLPMALVAPIAMVAFEMVVPFLFPWYLAITQAWVVPVIQIAELTGPLGVTALLLAVNGAAYDAMTERQPRRRIVPAVAAAAAVGGALAFGYARIAQVSAERASAPGAFVGVVQGNIGLDEKGLRRRDLAAGQLRELQRQSARLERGEVPAVDRTGKPVDGPRGADLVVWTESSYPYTLPRELTDPGAGGTDLPETNRHRVRAGFSVPLIFGAVTRSYANPDDYPYNSALMLDRDGRFVGRFDKVFLLMFGEYVPLYDTFDLVKKLTPAASSQFHRGAGVTTFPFDHAGRTWRIGPLICYEDILADFGRQLAAKRPHVLVNITNDAWFGDTSEPWEHLALSVFRAVELRADLVRAVNTGVSAFIDATGRVYAKTYAMDPGVEDKGPCRDDGACPGGYACLGGRCGRKGMDALLAEVTLLGGDDGAGDTFYARHGNVFGWLCAIALVGLWLVWPRVRRRTDAPPRLLDTNSR; encoded by the coding sequence GTGCCGCCTGACCGCGGGACCGACACCGCCGCCGCGCCGCGCGGCAGCCGCGACCGCTGGCTCGAGGCGGGCGCGTGCGTTCTGTCGGGCACGCTGTGGTTTCTGTCGTGCGCCGACTTCGACATCTGGCCGCTCGCATGGATCGCGTCCGTCCCGTCGCTGTGGGCGATCGAACGCGCCCCGACGCGGCGGCGCGCCCTGTTTTACGGCTGGCTCACCGGCTTCGTCGCCAACGCCGGCGGGTTCTACTGGATCGCGAACCTGTTGGTGCGGTTTGCGCACATGCCGTACGCGGTCGGCCTGCTCGGACTCGTACTGCTGTCCGCCTATCAGGCCGTCGTGTTCTGGCTGTTCGCGGCGGCCGTGCGGTCGGTCCGCCGCACGTCGGCCGCGCGGCTCGGCCGGCCACTGCCGATGGCGCTCGTCGCCCCCATCGCGATGGTCGCGTTCGAGATGGTCGTGCCGTTCCTGTTCCCGTGGTACCTGGCGATCACGCAGGCGTGGGTCGTCCCGGTCATTCAGATCGCCGAACTCACCGGGCCGCTGGGCGTCACGGCGCTGTTGCTCGCGGTCAATGGCGCAGCGTACGACGCGATGACCGAGCGGCAGCCCAGGCGCCGCATCGTCCCCGCCGTGGCCGCGGCCGCCGCGGTCGGTGGCGCGCTCGCGTTCGGCTACGCGCGCATCGCGCAGGTGTCGGCGGAACGAGCGAGCGCGCCCGGCGCGTTCGTCGGCGTCGTACAGGGCAACATCGGCCTCGACGAAAAGGGCCTGCGGCGGCGCGATCTAGCGGCCGGTCAACTCCGCGAGCTGCAACGGCAAAGCGCGCGCCTCGAGCGGGGCGAAGTGCCGGCCGTCGACCGCACCGGCAAGCCGGTGGACGGCCCGCGCGGCGCCGACCTCGTCGTGTGGACCGAGTCCTCGTACCCCTACACTCTGCCGCGCGAGCTCACCGACCCCGGCGCCGGTGGCACGGACCTGCCCGAGACGAACCGCCACCGGGTGCGCGCGGGCTTCTCGGTCCCGCTGATTTTCGGCGCCGTCACGCGCAGCTACGCCAACCCGGACGACTACCCGTACAACTCGGCGCTGATGCTCGACCGCGACGGCCGGTTCGTCGGCCGGTTCGACAAGGTGTTCCTGCTCATGTTCGGCGAGTACGTGCCGCTGTACGACACGTTCGATCTCGTCAAGAAGCTCACCCCGGCGGCCAGCTCTCAGTTTCACCGCGGCGCGGGCGTCACCACGTTCCCGTTCGACCACGCCGGCCGCACCTGGCGTATCGGACCGCTGATCTGCTACGAGGACATCTTGGCGGACTTCGGCCGGCAGCTCGCGGCGAAGCGCCCCCACGTGCTCGTCAACATCACCAACGATGCGTGGTTCGGCGACACGTCCGAACCGTGGGAACACCTCGCGCTGTCCGTGTTCCGCGCGGTGGAGCTGCGCGCCGACCTCGTGCGCGCGGTCAACACGGGCGTGTCTGCGTTCATCGACGCGACCGGCCGCGTGTACGCCAAGACGTACGCGATGGACCCTGGCGTCGAGGACAAGGGCCCCTGTCGCGACGACGGCGCGTGCCCGGGCGGCTATGCGTGCCTCGGAGGTCGGTGCGGGCGAAAGGGCATGGACGCGCTGTTGGCGGAAGTGACCTTGCTCGGCGGCGACGACGGCGCGGGCGATACGTTCTACGCGCGACACGGCAACGTGTTCGGCTGGCTGTGCGCGATCGCGTTGGTCGGCCTGTGGCTCGTGTGGCCGCGCGTTCGGCGTCGCACGGACGCGCCGCCGCGCCTGCTCGACACGAATTCACGGTAG